The proteins below come from a single Phalacrocorax aristotelis chromosome 24, bGulAri2.1, whole genome shotgun sequence genomic window:
- the RAB11FIP1 gene encoding rab11 family-interacting protein 1 isoform X2 — MSGPGLAPAWAPTHVQVTVLRARGLRAKAAAGGGGSDAYTVMALGRDKFSTSVAERCQGEPLWREEATFELPPPPRPAALRLTVLHRALVGLDKFLGRAEVDLAALRADGGRRHTRWYKLRSKPGKKEKERGEIEVDIQFMRSNMTASMFDLSVKDKSRSPFGKLKDKIKGKRSSGLSDTASAIIPSTTHSPADSEDESVEKEKKKSKFKTLFSKPGLQKTSLSQSMSVLPTQQPVTERVRLRPSDFQSQWDDEESETSPTSERAFGNALEEKSSPSPVFKPRKPAILDSRQLNQAATSHTKKEGLSLFSGLRSKSDPVSKSSLCINGSHVYMEESSTKDNTPASSPSPHHFRRMQLFASEEDLCSRSTKGPEETGRTSPSHAFSGSASLETFKSMTLPSYKLLSSEEYLETSVPPSVEVIKETKKTDHKKSALLSLVTGKKEAVKTSDAENIPDRTLQDEENKVMEEKREQEAKHLELPADLSRGNPSEDSHCAEDIFASKQTLNPFEEEQKPEKAAVPVKTKAVKPSRRAESPKKPTAEGFADKAGNSGKKKLLQAWVSPSETYPNQTQQSGETVSPKHRLHPVKPMNATANKSQTKNLNVISTMDEKLLEMNVKKYDPSDPAYAYAQLTHDELIQLVLKQKDTITKKDLQVRELEDYIDNLLVRVMEETPNILRVSVSGNKKAGKM, encoded by the exons ATGTCGGGCCCGGGGCTGGCCCCGGCCTGGGCGCCCACCCACGTCCAGGTGACGGTGCTGCGGGCGCGGGGGCTGCGGGCcaaggcggcggcgggcggcggcggcagcgacGCCTACACCGTGATGGCGCTGGGCCGCGACAAGTTCTCCACCTCGGTGGCGGAGCGGTGCCAGGGGGAGCCGCTCTGGCGGGAGGAGGCCACCTTCgagctgccgccgccgccgcggcccgccGCCCTCCGCCTCACCGTGCTGCACCGCGCCCTCGTCGGCCTCGACAAGTTCCTGGGACGCGCCGAAGTCGATCTGGCGGCCCTGAGGGCCGATGGCGGCCGGCGGCACACCAG GTGGTACAAGCTTCGCTCCAAaccagggaaaaaggaaaaggagagaggggagatTGAAGTGGATATCCAGTTTATGAGGAGCAACATGACAGCCAGTATGTTTGATCTGTCCGTGAAAGACAAGTCTCGCTCTCCCTTTGGCAAGCTCAAAGATAAGAtcaaggggaagagaagcagtGGCCTTTCTGACACGGCGTCGGCAATCATTCCCAGCACGACTCACTCCCCTGCTGACAGCGAGGATGAGtcagtggagaaggaaaagaagaagtCAAAATTCAAAACCCTGTTTTCCAAACCGGGCCTGCAGAAGACTTCCCTCTCCCAGTCCATGTCAGTCCTACCGACGCAGCAGCCTGTCACCGAGAGGGTTCGGCTTCGGCCCAGCGACTTCCAGTCGCAATGGGATGACGAGGAGTCTGAGACCTCTCCGACCTCAGAAA gagcCTTTGGAAATGCCCTGGAAGAGAAGTCCTCTCCTTCTCCTGTATTTAAACCTCGTAAACCAGCAATTTTGGACAGCAGGCAACTAAACCAAGCAGCCACTAGCCACACCAAGAAAGAAGGGCTCTCTCTATTCAGTGGCCTTAGATCCAAAAGCGATCCTGTTTCCAAGTCTAGTCTGTGTATCAATGGCAGTCATGTATATATGGAAGAGAGCTCAACGAAGGACAACACACCAgcctcttccccctctcctcacCACTTCAGGAGGATGCAGCTCTTTGCTTCAGAAGAGGATCTGTGTTCCCGATCTACTAAAGGACCTGAAGAGACGGGAAGAACGTCTCCTAGTCATGCTTTCTCTGGGTCTGCATCCTTGGAGACCTTTAAATCTATGACTTTGCCATCATACAAGTTGCTTAGCAGTGAAGAATACCTGGAAACTAGTGTTCCTCCGAGTGTCGAGGTTATTAAAGAGACCAAAAAAACTGACCACAAAAAGTCTGCCTTGCTCTCTCTGgtcacaggaaagaaggaagcagTGAAGACCAGTGATGCTGAGAATATTCCTGACAGGACCCTTCAGGATGAGGAAAACAAAGTtatggaagagaaaagagaacaaGAGGCCAAACATCTTGAACTTCCAGCAGATCTAAGCAGAGGGAATCCCTCAGAAGACAGTCACTGTGCAGAAGACATCTTTGCAAGTAAGCAGACACTCAACCCTTTCGAGGAAGAGCAGAAACCTGAAAAAGCTGCTGTGCCGGTGAAGACCAAAGCTGTCAAGCCCAG TCGTAGAGCAGAGTCTCCGAAAAAGCCAACAGCCGAGGGCTTCGCAGATAAAGCAGGAAATTCTGGCAAGAAGAAGCTTCTTCAGGCATGGGTTTCACCCTCTGAAACATATCCTAACCAAACTCAGCAGAGTGGTGAAACTGTGTCTCCTAAGCACAG ACTCCATCCTGTGAAGCCAATGAATGCCACAGCAAACAAATCTCAAACTAAAAACCTGAATGTCATCAGCACTATGGATGAAAAGCTGCTTGAGATGAACGTGAAG AAATATGATCCTTCAGATCCTGCCTATGCTTATGCTCAGCTAACACACGATGAGCTGATCCAGCTGGTCTTGAAACAGAAGGATACAATTACCAAGAAGGATCTCCAGGTGCGTGAGCTTGAAGACTACATCGATAACTTGCTTGTCAGAGTCATGGAAGAAACCCCAAACATCCTTCGTGTTTCAGTGTCTGGCAACAAAAAAGCTGGAAAGATGTAA
- the RAB11FIP1 gene encoding rab11 family-interacting protein 1 isoform X3 yields MSGPGLAPAWAPTHVQVTVLRARGLRAKAAAGGGGSDAYTVMALGRDKFSTSVAERCQGEPLWREEATFELPPPPRPAALRLTVLHRALVGLDKFLGRAEVDLAALRADGGRRHTRWYKLRSKPGKKEKERGEIEVDIQFMRSNMTASMFDLSVKDKSRSPFGKLKDKIKGKRSSGLSDTASAIIPSTTHSPADSEDESVEKEKKKSKFKTLFSKPGLQKTSLSQSMSVLPTQQPVTERVRLRPSDFQSQWDDEESETSPTSERAFGNALEEKSSPSPVFKPRKPAILDSRQLNQAATSHTKKEGLSLFSGLRSKSDPVSKSSLCINGSHVYMEESSTKDNTPASSPSPHHFRRMQLFASEEDLCSRSTKGPEETGRTSPSHAFSGSASLETFKSMTLPSYKLLSSEEYLETSVPPSVEVIKETKKTDHKKSALLSLVTGKKEAVKTSDAENIPDRTLQDEENKVMEEKREQEAKHLELPADLSRGNPSEDSHCAEDIFASKQTLNPFEEEQKPEKAAVPVKTKAVKPRLHPVKPMNATANKSQTKNLNVISTMDEKLLEMNVKKYDPSDPAYAYAQLTHDELIQLVLKQKDTITKKDLQVRELEDYIDNLLVRVMEETPNILRVSVSGNKKAGKM; encoded by the exons ATGTCGGGCCCGGGGCTGGCCCCGGCCTGGGCGCCCACCCACGTCCAGGTGACGGTGCTGCGGGCGCGGGGGCTGCGGGCcaaggcggcggcgggcggcggcggcagcgacGCCTACACCGTGATGGCGCTGGGCCGCGACAAGTTCTCCACCTCGGTGGCGGAGCGGTGCCAGGGGGAGCCGCTCTGGCGGGAGGAGGCCACCTTCgagctgccgccgccgccgcggcccgccGCCCTCCGCCTCACCGTGCTGCACCGCGCCCTCGTCGGCCTCGACAAGTTCCTGGGACGCGCCGAAGTCGATCTGGCGGCCCTGAGGGCCGATGGCGGCCGGCGGCACACCAG GTGGTACAAGCTTCGCTCCAAaccagggaaaaaggaaaaggagagaggggagatTGAAGTGGATATCCAGTTTATGAGGAGCAACATGACAGCCAGTATGTTTGATCTGTCCGTGAAAGACAAGTCTCGCTCTCCCTTTGGCAAGCTCAAAGATAAGAtcaaggggaagagaagcagtGGCCTTTCTGACACGGCGTCGGCAATCATTCCCAGCACGACTCACTCCCCTGCTGACAGCGAGGATGAGtcagtggagaaggaaaagaagaagtCAAAATTCAAAACCCTGTTTTCCAAACCGGGCCTGCAGAAGACTTCCCTCTCCCAGTCCATGTCAGTCCTACCGACGCAGCAGCCTGTCACCGAGAGGGTTCGGCTTCGGCCCAGCGACTTCCAGTCGCAATGGGATGACGAGGAGTCTGAGACCTCTCCGACCTCAGAAA gagcCTTTGGAAATGCCCTGGAAGAGAAGTCCTCTCCTTCTCCTGTATTTAAACCTCGTAAACCAGCAATTTTGGACAGCAGGCAACTAAACCAAGCAGCCACTAGCCACACCAAGAAAGAAGGGCTCTCTCTATTCAGTGGCCTTAGATCCAAAAGCGATCCTGTTTCCAAGTCTAGTCTGTGTATCAATGGCAGTCATGTATATATGGAAGAGAGCTCAACGAAGGACAACACACCAgcctcttccccctctcctcacCACTTCAGGAGGATGCAGCTCTTTGCTTCAGAAGAGGATCTGTGTTCCCGATCTACTAAAGGACCTGAAGAGACGGGAAGAACGTCTCCTAGTCATGCTTTCTCTGGGTCTGCATCCTTGGAGACCTTTAAATCTATGACTTTGCCATCATACAAGTTGCTTAGCAGTGAAGAATACCTGGAAACTAGTGTTCCTCCGAGTGTCGAGGTTATTAAAGAGACCAAAAAAACTGACCACAAAAAGTCTGCCTTGCTCTCTCTGgtcacaggaaagaaggaagcagTGAAGACCAGTGATGCTGAGAATATTCCTGACAGGACCCTTCAGGATGAGGAAAACAAAGTtatggaagagaaaagagaacaaGAGGCCAAACATCTTGAACTTCCAGCAGATCTAAGCAGAGGGAATCCCTCAGAAGACAGTCACTGTGCAGAAGACATCTTTGCAAGTAAGCAGACACTCAACCCTTTCGAGGAAGAGCAGAAACCTGAAAAAGCTGCTGTGCCGGTGAAGACCAAAGCTGTCAAGCCCAG ACTCCATCCTGTGAAGCCAATGAATGCCACAGCAAACAAATCTCAAACTAAAAACCTGAATGTCATCAGCACTATGGATGAAAAGCTGCTTGAGATGAACGTGAAG AAATATGATCCTTCAGATCCTGCCTATGCTTATGCTCAGCTAACACACGATGAGCTGATCCAGCTGGTCTTGAAACAGAAGGATACAATTACCAAGAAGGATCTCCAGGTGCGTGAGCTTGAAGACTACATCGATAACTTGCTTGTCAGAGTCATGGAAGAAACCCCAAACATCCTTCGTGTTTCAGTGTCTGGCAACAAAAAAGCTGGAAAGATGTAA
- the RAB11FIP1 gene encoding rab11 family-interacting protein 1 isoform X1 — protein sequence MSGPGLAPAWAPTHVQVTVLRARGLRAKAAAGGGGSDAYTVMALGRDKFSTSVAERCQGEPLWREEATFELPPPPRPAALRLTVLHRALVGLDKFLGRAEVDLAALRADGGRRHTRWYKLRSKPGKKEKERGEIEVDIQFMRSNMTASMFDLSVKDKSRSPFGKLKDKIKGKRSSGLSDTASAIIPSTTHSPADSEDESVEKEKKKSKFKTLFSKPGLQKTSLSQSMSVLPTQQPVTERVRLRPSDFQSQWDDEESETSPTSERAFGNALEEKSSPSPVFKPRKPAILDSRQLNQAATSHTKKEGLSLFSGLRSKSDPVSKSSLCINGSHVYMEESSTKDNTPASSPSPHHFRRMQLFASEEDLCSRSTKGPEETGRTSPSHAFSGSASLETFKSMTLPSYKLLSSEEYLETSVPPSVEVIKETKKTDHKKSALLSLVTGKKEAVKTSDAENIPDRTLQDEENKVMEEKREQEAKHLELPADLSRGNPSEDSHCAEDIFASKQTLNPFEEEQKPEKAAVPVKTKAVKPRLGVSSEEETKATLPTLAPDSLPAFLSVHHISSDNNPFISKTGQKAEVPDSENITSSPASITSPFAAELFHGKNPFTSEWGRASAALDPEGTACFPSSHHLAASLPKAPLPGQVSGSGNNPFASEWGQSSRGRDPESSDMQASRGLSCPPAPSCPSDCHFNDNNPFVSNLGWEQDAPGFQAVASSSPFCLPCDKDCSSAERPGRNTSGSSSDMALTSNVKAVSNPLGTPSDNPGLALKKQWDSPQLQVDNSLKSSKLDKGKSVSFLLDGSQGVISGDEDLGGQECEKQHSDFSEMLTGSDATGELEVGCHLSSKLSSDSTGPIQGSKIAVQGGMEVGGVNTQPCTKDSKHFERDGKCSNSLLPEISAEQPPSPQGELNEKQETFGEKRQEECAPTLEPQATPLDKNDCLSQVGSSKPTLGAHTPSTWEASVGKAGCEVLVTPKPAPRMSLTLKKCLLVSQAGELSGDVPSSGDGMKSVPGLLLPNEKALDAHGCLPQSGSLETIAPPVTPRDGSSNRHFKHEGDDDLFDCLTNLKSANPITGDRGSKLAGLPVIPEGGSDDELLGDCQENCGVTAGDKNTSGKQSLDLMPLHEELKEHCDSSAEARVTPAAPGGGGSVPGACKPSKLPLLPARVDVHSVNNQVADSGSGMTSHSRERKSHFEKQELKISAGVSERADCDFFEPSVSSSSLSSPSQPYSFSHSLPSDAPSRRAESPKKPTAEGFADKAGNSGKKKLLQAWVSPSETYPNQTQQSGETVSPKHRLHPVKPMNATANKSQTKNLNVISTMDEKLLEMNVKKYDPSDPAYAYAQLTHDELIQLVLKQKDTITKKDLQVRELEDYIDNLLVRVMEETPNILRVSVSGNKKAGKM from the exons ATGTCGGGCCCGGGGCTGGCCCCGGCCTGGGCGCCCACCCACGTCCAGGTGACGGTGCTGCGGGCGCGGGGGCTGCGGGCcaaggcggcggcgggcggcggcggcagcgacGCCTACACCGTGATGGCGCTGGGCCGCGACAAGTTCTCCACCTCGGTGGCGGAGCGGTGCCAGGGGGAGCCGCTCTGGCGGGAGGAGGCCACCTTCgagctgccgccgccgccgcggcccgccGCCCTCCGCCTCACCGTGCTGCACCGCGCCCTCGTCGGCCTCGACAAGTTCCTGGGACGCGCCGAAGTCGATCTGGCGGCCCTGAGGGCCGATGGCGGCCGGCGGCACACCAG GTGGTACAAGCTTCGCTCCAAaccagggaaaaaggaaaaggagagaggggagatTGAAGTGGATATCCAGTTTATGAGGAGCAACATGACAGCCAGTATGTTTGATCTGTCCGTGAAAGACAAGTCTCGCTCTCCCTTTGGCAAGCTCAAAGATAAGAtcaaggggaagagaagcagtGGCCTTTCTGACACGGCGTCGGCAATCATTCCCAGCACGACTCACTCCCCTGCTGACAGCGAGGATGAGtcagtggagaaggaaaagaagaagtCAAAATTCAAAACCCTGTTTTCCAAACCGGGCCTGCAGAAGACTTCCCTCTCCCAGTCCATGTCAGTCCTACCGACGCAGCAGCCTGTCACCGAGAGGGTTCGGCTTCGGCCCAGCGACTTCCAGTCGCAATGGGATGACGAGGAGTCTGAGACCTCTCCGACCTCAGAAA gagcCTTTGGAAATGCCCTGGAAGAGAAGTCCTCTCCTTCTCCTGTATTTAAACCTCGTAAACCAGCAATTTTGGACAGCAGGCAACTAAACCAAGCAGCCACTAGCCACACCAAGAAAGAAGGGCTCTCTCTATTCAGTGGCCTTAGATCCAAAAGCGATCCTGTTTCCAAGTCTAGTCTGTGTATCAATGGCAGTCATGTATATATGGAAGAGAGCTCAACGAAGGACAACACACCAgcctcttccccctctcctcacCACTTCAGGAGGATGCAGCTCTTTGCTTCAGAAGAGGATCTGTGTTCCCGATCTACTAAAGGACCTGAAGAGACGGGAAGAACGTCTCCTAGTCATGCTTTCTCTGGGTCTGCATCCTTGGAGACCTTTAAATCTATGACTTTGCCATCATACAAGTTGCTTAGCAGTGAAGAATACCTGGAAACTAGTGTTCCTCCGAGTGTCGAGGTTATTAAAGAGACCAAAAAAACTGACCACAAAAAGTCTGCCTTGCTCTCTCTGgtcacaggaaagaaggaagcagTGAAGACCAGTGATGCTGAGAATATTCCTGACAGGACCCTTCAGGATGAGGAAAACAAAGTtatggaagagaaaagagaacaaGAGGCCAAACATCTTGAACTTCCAGCAGATCTAAGCAGAGGGAATCCCTCAGAAGACAGTCACTGTGCAGAAGACATCTTTGCAAGTAAGCAGACACTCAACCCTTTCGAGGAAGAGCAGAAACCTGAAAAAGCTGCTGTGCCGGTGAAGACCAAAGCTGTCAAGCCCAG ACTGGGCGTGTCTTCAGAGGAGGAAACCAAAGCCACGCTTCCTACTCTTGCACCTGAttcccttcctgcttttctttctgtacacCATATCAGTAGTGACAATAatccttttatttctaaaacGGGACAAAAAGCTGAAGTGCCAGACTCTGAAAACATTACTAGTTCTCCTGCATCTATTACTTCTCCTTTTGCTGCAGAGCTTTTTCATGGCAAGAACCCCTTTACTTCTGAGTGGGGCAGGGCATCCGCAGCTCTGGATCCTGAAGGCACTGCCTGTTTCCCTTCGTCCCATCATCTTGCAGCCTCCCTTCCCAAAGCGCCTCTTCCTGGGCAGGTCTCTGGTAGTGGCAATAATCCTTTTGCTTCTGAATGGGGGCAGAGCTCACGGGGCCGGGATCCTGAAAGCTCTGATATGCAGGCTTCCCGGGGTCTCTCTTGCCCACCTGCACCTTCTTGCCCCTCTGATTGTCATTTTAATGACAATAATCCTTTTGTGTCCAACCTTGGGTGGGAGCAAGATGCACCAGGTTTCCAAGCTGTTGCTAGTTCTTCCCCTTTCTGCCTTCCTTGTGATAAAGACTGTTCCTCAGCAGAACGCCCTGGTCGCAATACTTCAGGGAGCTCTTCAGATATGGCTTTAACTAGTAATGTCAAAGCTGTATCAAACCCTCTCGGCACCCCTTCTGACAACCCTGGTCTGGCTCTAAAGAAGCAGTGGGATTCTCCCCAGCTTCAGGTTGACAATTCTTTGAAAAGTAGTAAGCTAGACAAAGGGAAATCTGTGTCCTTTCTCCTTGATGGATCACAGGGTGTTATATCAGGTGATGAGGATTTGGGTGGGCAGGAATGTGAAAAACAGCActctgatttcagtgaaatgttGACAGGTTCAGATGCAACAGGAGAGCTGGAAGTGGGGTGCCACCTGTCCTCAAAACTCTCTAGTGACAGCACAGGTCCCATCCAAGGCAGCAAGATCGCTGTTCAGGGTGGCATGGAAGTAGGTGGTGTAAACACTCAACCCTGCACAAAGGACAGCAAACACTTTGAGAGAGATGGAAAGTGTAGTAATAGCCTCTTGCCAGAGATCAGTGCTGAACAGCCACCTTCCCCCCAGGGTGAGCTGAATGAGAAGCAGGAGACCTTTGGTGAAAAGAGACAAGAAGAATGTGCACCCACATTAGAGCCCCAAGCAACTCCACTTGATAAAAATGACTGTCTTTCTCAAGTAGGATCCTCCAAACCAACCTTGGGAGCTCACACACCATCCACTTGGGAAGCCAGTGTAGGGAAGGCTGGCTGTGAGGTGTTAGTCACTCCAAAACCAGCGCCACGGATGTCTTTAACGCTGAAAAAGTGCCTGCTGGTTTCTCAGGCTGGTGAGTTAAGTGGTGATGTGCCTTCTTCAGGCGATGGTATGAAATCTGTGCCTGGGCTGCTGTTACCTAATGAGAAAGCCTTGGATGCTCATGGATGCCTCCCCCAAAGTGGCTCATTAGAGACTATCGCTCCACCAGTGACACCCAGAGATGGCAGCAGCAATAGGCATTTCAAACATGAAGGTGATGATGATTTATTTGACTGTCTTACAAATTTAAAGTCTGCCAATCCCATTACTGGAGACCGTGGTTCGAAACTGGCTGGTCTTCCAGTTATTCCAGAGGGAGGCTCTGATGACGAGCTGCTGGGTGACTGCCAGGAGAACTGTGGTGTCACTGCAGGTGATAAAAACACTTCAGGAAAGCAGTCCCTAGATTTAATGCCTTTGCATGAAGAACTGAAAGAGCACTGTGATAGCTCTGCTGAAGCCCGAGTAactccagctgctccaggaggaggaggaagcgtTCCTGGTGCTTGCAAGCCAAGCAAactgcctctgctgcctgccagagTAGATGTTCACAGTGTCAATAACCAGGTAGCTGACTCAGGCTCAGGTATGACATCTCATTCCAGGGAGCGTAAGAGTCATTTTGAGaaacaagaactgaaaataagCGCAGGTGTTTCGGAGCGTGCAGACTGTGACTTCTTTGAGCCTTCCGTTTCATCTTCCTCCCTGTCAAGTCCTTCCCAGCCTTACTCTTTCTCTCATTCTCTCCCCTCTGATGCCCCAAGTCGTAGAGCAGAGTCTCCGAAAAAGCCAACAGCCGAGGGCTTCGCAGATAAAGCAGGAAATTCTGGCAAGAAGAAGCTTCTTCAGGCATGGGTTTCACCCTCTGAAACATATCCTAACCAAACTCAGCAGAGTGGTGAAACTGTGTCTCCTAAGCACAG ACTCCATCCTGTGAAGCCAATGAATGCCACAGCAAACAAATCTCAAACTAAAAACCTGAATGTCATCAGCACTATGGATGAAAAGCTGCTTGAGATGAACGTGAAG AAATATGATCCTTCAGATCCTGCCTATGCTTATGCTCAGCTAACACACGATGAGCTGATCCAGCTGGTCTTGAAACAGAAGGATACAATTACCAAGAAGGATCTCCAGGTGCGTGAGCTTGAAGACTACATCGATAACTTGCTTGTCAGAGTCATGGAAGAAACCCCAAACATCCTTCGTGTTTCAGTGTCTGGCAACAAAAAAGCTGGAAAGATGTAA
- the BRF2 gene encoding transcription factor IIIB 50 kDa subunit, with protein MAARGNCPGCGSAALVEDAHYAQQQLVCAACGCVLAEGLLTTTYSEEEHLREVAYSQSTGQKEQLSRCLQRGIRRVQDLCKVLQLPTVFEETAVSYFQRALQHPSFHLVSLEKKELLGGCCVFVTCRQRNWPLTMGTICSLLYAKQELFASVYLSLQKELGLSVPALSLVDLVKTHLNSFRLFQHAADIPAPFVEDKEKMVARTMQIVELASETWLVTGRHPVPIVTAAAFLSWQSLQPAARLTCTFARFCKLAGVDLPPPAHLRLKELLEILLRMASQLAWLRVFNMDKKTVVKHIGDLLQHRIFLLKSAFCLEDGEEQHAAAPGEGSPGSPPVAGGAAQEEGCPLEGKRQREGGPRPLLPPCLINPRKRLRTAAPSASDSAITGDEPISDSEIEQYLRGPEEIRAFRKAKAWP; from the exons ATGGCGGCGCGGGGCAACTGCCCGGGCTGCGGCTCCGCCGCGCTGGTGGAGGACGCGCACTACGCGCAGCAGCAGCTGGTCTGCGCCGCCTGCGGCTGCGTCCTCGCCGAGGGGCTCCTCACCACCACCTACAGCGAGGAGGAGCACCTGCGAG AGGTGGCATATTCCCAGAGCACTGGCCAGAAAGAGCAGCTGAGCCGCTGCCTGCAGCGAG GGATCAGGCGGGTCCAGGATCTCTGTAAAGTCCTCCAGCTCCCAACGGTGTTTGAGGAAACAGCAGTCTCATACTTCCAGagagctctgcagcaccctTCCTTCCACCTGgtcagtctggagaagaaggaGCTCCTGGGGGGCTGCTGTGTCTTTGTGACTTGTCGACAACGCAACTGGCCCCTGACGATGGGGACGATCTGCTCCCTCCTTTACGCGAAGCAGGAGCTGTTTGCCAGCGTCTACCTGAGCCTTCAGAAAGAGCTCGGGCTCTCTGTGCCAGCCCTGAGCCTGGTGGATCTAGTGAAGACACACCTCAACAG TTTTCGGCTGTTCCAGCACGCGGCTGACATCCCTGCCCCATTTGTGGAGGACAAGGAGAAGATGGTTGCCCGAACGATGCAGATTGTGGAGCTGGCCAGCGAGACGTGGCTGGTCACTGGCCGTCACCCTGTTCCCATCGTCACAGCCGCGGCATTCCTGTCGTGGCAGTCGCTGCAGCCTGCTGCCCGCCTCACCTGCACTTTCGCGCGGTTCTGCAAGCTGGCGGGTGTTGATCTGCCGCCGCCGGCGCACCTGAGGCTGAAGGAGCTTCTCGAGATCCTCCTGAGAATGGCCTCCCAGCTCGCTTGGCTGAGGGTGTTTAACATGGACAAGAAAACAGTGGTCAAGCACATCGGGGACCTGCTGCAACACCGaattttcctgctgaaaagTGCCTTCTGCCTGGAGGACGGGGAGGAGCAGCATGCCGCAGCCCCCGGCGAGGGCTCCCCCGGCTCTCCTCCAGTGGCAGGAGGGGCAGCGCAGGAGGAGGGCTGTCCCTTGGAAGGGAAACGCCAGCGTGAGGGCGGCCCGAGGCCCTTGCTGCCACCCTGCCTTATCAATCCGAGGAAGAGACTGCGGACGGCAGCCCCGAGCGCTTCGGACTCTGCCATCACCGGCGATGAGCCCATCTCCGACAGCGAAATCGAGCAGTACCTGCGGGGCCCGGAGGAGATCCGGGCcttcaggaaggccaaggcctgGCCATGA